In uncultured Cohaesibacter sp., a genomic segment contains:
- a CDS encoding outer membrane protein has translation MSSLKKNLFLSVFGAAMSASVAFAADLPAPPVIEYEPEAVVEIGSGWYLRGDLGVAAYVGGNGSWLPAVGNDPKFYNEKINNGWLAGIGAGYYFTDQLRGDITLDYHGKAKYSGDAICTNVGCNALAATTETVKFSAWTLMLNGYYDFGHWNSITPYVGAGAGVAYLRATDYNSSDPTTQIFGNHSKFNFAWNVMAGAAFDISDRMKLDANYRLMSFGRAETGHSSDPAQINPVKFKDLYAHEFRVGLRYDLN, from the coding sequence ATGAGCAGCCTCAAAAAAAATCTGTTTTTGAGTGTGTTCGGGGCCGCTATGTCAGCTTCTGTTGCTTTTGCAGCGGATTTGCCTGCGCCGCCGGTCATTGAATACGAACCCGAAGCCGTCGTTGAAATCGGTTCTGGATGGTATCTGCGTGGAGACCTTGGTGTTGCTGCCTATGTTGGTGGCAATGGATCCTGGCTTCCTGCTGTGGGGAACGATCCCAAGTTTTATAATGAGAAAATCAATAACGGTTGGTTGGCCGGGATTGGTGCGGGTTACTATTTCACCGACCAGCTTCGCGGTGATATAACCCTCGATTATCATGGCAAGGCAAAATATTCCGGCGATGCGATCTGCACCAACGTTGGCTGTAACGCCCTCGCTGCAACCACTGAAACGGTTAAGTTCAGCGCCTGGACGTTGATGCTGAATGGTTACTATGATTTCGGTCACTGGAATTCCATCACGCCTTATGTCGGCGCTGGTGCTGGTGTGGCCTATCTCAGAGCGACCGACTACAACAGCTCCGATCCGACCACCCAGATTTTTGGCAACCATTCCAAGTTCAATTTCGCATGGAACGTGATGGCGGGTGCTGCCTTCGATATCAGCGACAGAATGAAACTGGATGCGAACTATCGCCTGATGTCGTTCGGTCGCGCCGAAACCGGCCACTCGTCGGATCCGGCCCAGATAAACCCGGTCAAGTTCAAGGATCTCTATGCGCATGAGTTCCGCGTTGGTCTGCGCTACGACCTGAACTAG
- a CDS encoding phosphoserine transaminase — MSDMTTPAVRPNNTHFSSGPCSKRPGWSFDSLSDAPLGRSHRAKLGKSKLQESIDLTREVLGVPADYRIGVVPASDTGAVEMALWSLLGARGTDILVWESFGAGWATDVVKQLKLDDVRVMKADYGQIPDLGAVDFSRDVVFTWNGTTSGVRVPNGDWIAADREGLTICDATSAAFAQDLDWDKLDVVTYSWQKVLGGEAAHGMLILSPRAVERLESYTPAWPMPKIFRMTKGGKLIEGIFRGETINTPSMLCVEDYIDALKWAKEIGGLDGLMKRANANLATLEAWADQSDWIDFLAKDKAIRSNTSVCFIIKDKDVAALDADAQAKFAKALVARLEKEGVAYDIGAYRDAPTGLRIWAGATIEASDLEALTHWLDWAFAQEKAAL, encoded by the coding sequence ATGAGCGACATGACTACACCGGCCGTGCGGCCGAACAATACCCATTTCTCTTCTGGCCCATGCTCCAAGCGTCCAGGTTGGTCTTTCGACAGCCTGTCTGATGCGCCACTGGGCCGCTCCCACCGCGCAAAACTTGGCAAATCCAAGCTGCAAGAATCCATCGACCTGACGCGCGAAGTACTCGGCGTTCCAGCCGACTATCGCATTGGCGTCGTGCCTGCGTCTGACACCGGCGCTGTCGAAATGGCCCTGTGGTCCCTGCTTGGTGCACGCGGTACCGATATTCTCGTCTGGGAAAGCTTTGGTGCGGGCTGGGCAACCGATGTTGTCAAGCAGCTCAAGCTTGACGATGTCCGGGTGATGAAGGCCGACTACGGTCAGATCCCCGATCTCGGCGCGGTTGACTTTTCCCGCGACGTTGTCTTCACCTGGAACGGCACCACCTCCGGCGTGCGCGTGCCCAACGGTGACTGGATCGCAGCAGACCGCGAAGGTTTGACCATTTGCGATGCCACGTCCGCTGCCTTTGCCCAGGATCTTGACTGGGACAAGCTCGATGTTGTCACTTACAGCTGGCAGAAAGTGCTGGGTGGGGAAGCGGCTCACGGCATGCTGATCCTGTCGCCACGCGCTGTCGAGCGTCTTGAAAGCTACACCCCTGCATGGCCGATGCCGAAAATCTTCCGCATGACCAAGGGGGGCAAGCTGATCGAGGGCATCTTCCGCGGTGAAACGATCAACACGCCGTCCATGCTCTGTGTCGAGGACTATATCGACGCGCTCAAATGGGCCAAGGAAATCGGCGGGCTTGACGGTCTGATGAAACGGGCCAACGCCAACCTCGCAACCCTTGAAGCATGGGCCGACCAGTCCGACTGGATCGACTTCCTTGCCAAGGACAAGGCCATCCGCTCCAACACTTCCGTGTGCTTTATCATCAAGGACAAGGATGTTGCGGCGCTTGATGCCGATGCTCAGGCCAAGTTTGCCAAGGCTCTGGTTGCTCGCCTTGAAAAGGAAGGCGTCGCCTATGACATCGGCGCCTATCGCGATGCGCCGACCGGTCTGCGTATCTGGGCCGGTGCCACGATCGAGGCTTCCGATCTGGAAGCCCTGACCCATTGGCTCGATTGGGCCTTTGCTCAGGAAAAGGCCGCTCTCTGA
- the ybgF gene encoding tol-pal system protein YbgF encodes MNRFLVAVMALIVSGNGAAFASSNFSLNGLAERVGALETQASNHGVPMPPMPIAPTEKRMQVAQSAADLVVRVDRLEEQMRQYNGQIEELNFRIRQLQEQLQRFQEDSEFRFQDLEGGKKPRRQSSNQTTPSQPAPQQFDRLGTPPQNLGSLSQNQMPQNNMPQGNGGADTGLIGQAPGVNGSAPIDLSSMLGGAVNPPTDNGSFGQGSSGGLTGDPNSDYDVAYGYMLQSDYIAAEQAFQQFVSVYGQDRRAPDGFYWLGEAKFQQGKYRDAIQVFLDAYSKYPNAQKSPDMLLRTGMALRQINERDAACATYDELLKKFPNASSAIRQKVRAEIQSAKC; translated from the coding sequence ATGAACAGGTTTTTGGTTGCCGTCATGGCTCTGATCGTGAGCGGAAACGGAGCCGCTTTTGCGTCCAGCAACTTTTCTCTCAACGGGCTGGCCGAGCGGGTCGGAGCGCTGGAAACGCAGGCGTCCAATCATGGGGTTCCCATGCCGCCAATGCCGATTGCTCCGACAGAGAAACGCATGCAGGTGGCCCAGTCGGCCGCCGATCTCGTGGTCCGGGTGGATCGGCTCGAAGAGCAGATGCGCCAGTATAATGGCCAGATCGAGGAACTCAATTTCCGCATTCGCCAGTTGCAGGAGCAGCTGCAGCGTTTTCAGGAAGATAGCGAATTCCGTTTCCAGGATCTGGAAGGGGGCAAGAAGCCGCGTCGCCAATCCAGCAACCAGACCACGCCGAGCCAGCCAGCTCCCCAGCAGTTTGACCGGCTTGGCACGCCGCCGCAAAATCTTGGCAGCCTGTCCCAGAACCAGATGCCTCAAAACAATATGCCTCAGGGCAATGGTGGTGCCGATACCGGCCTGATCGGCCAGGCTCCCGGTGTCAACGGCTCGGCTCCCATCGATCTGTCGTCAATGCTTGGCGGGGCTGTCAACCCGCCGACCGATAACGGGTCTTTTGGTCAAGGCTCATCGGGCGGGCTAACTGGCGACCCAAATTCCGACTATGATGTGGCCTATGGCTATATGCTGCAGAGCGACTATATTGCCGCCGAGCAGGCCTTTCAGCAGTTTGTCAGCGTCTATGGTCAGGATCGCCGGGCTCCGGATGGGTTCTACTGGCTGGGCGAAGCCAAGTTCCAGCAGGGCAAGTACCGGGATGCCATTCAGGTGTTCCTTGATGCCTATTCCAAATATCCCAATGCCCAGAAGTCGCCCGACATGCTGCTGAGAACCGGTATGGCACTACGCCAGATCAACGAACGCGATGCGGCTTGTGCGACCTATGATGAACTGTTGAAGAAGTTCCCCAATGCTTCTTCTGCCATCCGCCAGAAAGTTCGGGCCGAGATTCAAAGTGCCAAATGCTGA
- the ftsH gene encoding ATP-dependent zinc metalloprotease FtsH, producing MNANFRSLALWVIIGLLLVALFQLFQSPAQQANSQEIPFSQFVTDVQQGRVKAVTIVGQQVSGQMSDSSSFQTYLPQNDTTLIPLLQENGVSITAKPQTESFSLLNALISWFPMILILAVWIFFMRQMQGGGKAMGFGKSKAKLLTEAQGRVVFDDVAGVDEAKEDLQEIVEFLRDPQKFQRLGGRIPRGVLLVGPPGTGKTLLGKAIAGEANVPFFSISGSDFVEMFVGVGASRVRDMFEQAKKNAPCIIFIDEIDAVGRHRGAGLGGGNDEREQTLNQLLVEMDGFEANEGVILVAATNRPDVLDPALMRPGRFDRQIVVPNPDITGREKILKVHVRNVPLAPDVDLKTLARGTPGFSGADLMNLVNEAALLAARRDRRLVSMNEFEDAKDKVMMGAERRTLVMSEEEKKLTAYHEAGHALVALHMPASDPIHKATIIPRGRALGMVMRLPEKDQVSLTRAKCYADLAVAMGGRVAEELIFGYEKVTSGASGDIQMATRLSKAMATQFGMSDLLGPLLYAENEEEVFLGHSVAKQQNVSDDTQKLVDAEIKRFVDEGYKKAQEILTEHKDQLEIIAQGLLEYETLSGQEIRDLLEGTPPIRESDDEPSAPKGSAVPSAGTIKKGPEPEAPQGGAEPHPED from the coding sequence ATGAACGCGAATTTCCGCAGTCTGGCTTTGTGGGTCATTATCGGCCTGTTGCTGGTGGCATTGTTCCAGCTGTTTCAAAGCCCGGCGCAACAAGCCAATTCTCAGGAGATTCCATTTTCGCAGTTTGTGACTGATGTGCAGCAGGGTCGTGTCAAGGCTGTCACGATCGTTGGCCAGCAGGTCTCGGGACAAATGTCGGACAGCAGTAGTTTCCAGACTTATCTGCCGCAGAATGACACGACGCTTATCCCTTTGCTGCAAGAAAATGGTGTTTCCATTACTGCCAAACCTCAGACAGAGAGCTTCTCGTTGCTCAATGCGCTGATTTCCTGGTTTCCGATGATCCTCATTCTCGCAGTCTGGATCTTTTTCATGCGACAGATGCAGGGCGGCGGCAAGGCCATGGGCTTTGGTAAATCCAAGGCCAAGCTTCTGACCGAGGCACAGGGCCGCGTCGTGTTTGACGATGTTGCCGGTGTTGATGAAGCCAAGGAAGACCTTCAGGAGATTGTCGAGTTCCTGCGTGATCCGCAGAAATTCCAGCGCCTTGGTGGTCGTATTCCGCGCGGCGTGCTGCTTGTAGGCCCTCCGGGCACCGGCAAGACCCTGCTCGGCAAGGCGATTGCTGGTGAAGCAAACGTGCCGTTCTTCTCGATCTCCGGTTCCGATTTCGTTGAAATGTTCGTTGGTGTCGGTGCCTCCCGTGTGCGCGACATGTTCGAGCAGGCCAAGAAGAATGCACCTTGCATCATCTTCATCGATGAAATCGACGCGGTGGGGCGCCATCGTGGTGCCGGTCTTGGTGGTGGCAATGACGAACGCGAACAGACGCTCAACCAGTTGTTGGTCGAGATGGACGGCTTTGAGGCCAACGAGGGCGTGATCCTTGTGGCTGCGACCAACCGTCCGGACGTTCTTGACCCTGCCTTGATGCGTCCTGGCCGTTTCGACCGCCAAATCGTGGTGCCGAATCCGGACATTACCGGCCGCGAAAAAATCCTCAAGGTCCATGTGCGCAATGTGCCGCTGGCTCCGGATGTGGATTTGAAGACACTTGCACGCGGTACGCCCGGTTTCTCCGGTGCGGATCTGATGAACCTCGTCAACGAAGCCGCTTTGCTGGCTGCTCGTCGTGACCGTCGTCTGGTGTCCATGAATGAATTCGAGGATGCCAAAGACAAGGTGATGATGGGGGCTGAGCGCCGCACGCTGGTGATGAGCGAAGAGGAAAAGAAACTCACTGCCTATCATGAAGCCGGTCACGCCCTCGTTGCATTGCACATGCCTGCATCCGATCCGATCCACAAGGCCACCATCATTCCGCGCGGTCGCGCGCTGGGCATGGTGATGCGTCTGCCGGAAAAGGATCAGGTTTCGCTGACCCGTGCCAAATGCTATGCCGACCTTGCGGTCGCCATGGGTGGCCGAGTGGCCGAAGAGCTGATCTTTGGCTATGAAAAGGTCACTTCCGGTGCTTCCGGCGATATCCAGATGGCAACGCGCCTCTCCAAGGCGATGGCCACACAGTTTGGTATGTCCGATCTTCTTGGTCCGTTGCTCTATGCCGAGAATGAGGAAGAGGTCTTCCTTGGCCACTCGGTGGCCAAGCAACAGAATGTCTCCGACGACACCCAGAAGCTGGTGGACGCCGAAATCAAGCGGTTTGTCGACGAAGGCTACAAGAAGGCGCAGGAAATCCTGACCGAGCACAAGGATCAGCTGGAAATCATCGCGCAGGGGCTTCTGGAATATGAAACCCTTAGCGGGCAGGAAATCCGCGACCTTCTGGAAGGCACGCCTCCGATCCGCGAAAGCGATGACGAGCCGTCTGCTCCCAAGGGGTCAGCCGTACCGTCCGCCGGCACCATCAAGAAGGGCCCCGAGCCCGAAGCTCCTCAGGGCGGTGCCGAGCCGCATCCCGAGGACTGA
- the tolB gene encoding Tol-Pal system beta propeller repeat protein TolB yields MTVKTFLLPLLAVAILSSMAMVRPSYALIEIDITRGNIQPMPIAITDFDGVGQGVDISKVVEADLRRSGLFSPLDRNTFLQKNLSSSTVPSFPNWTVINAQALVTGTVSQEADGRLKAEFRLWDVYAGKQMTGQQFFTSPQNWRRVAHIISDAIYERLTGEKGYFDTRIVFVDESGPKDARVKKLAIMDQDGANVRYLTDGRDLVLTPRFSPTKQEVTYMALENGEPRAYLLNIETGRRSVVGQFPGMSFSSRFSPDGQSIVLSLQQGGDANIYRMDLRNGKITRLTNSASIDTSPSFSPDGRYITFESDRGGKQQIYVMGSDGSNVQRISFGDGSYSTPVWSPRGDLIAFTKQYKGEFQIGVMQTDGSRERTLVSGFHNEGPTWAPNGRVLMFFSDSGGANGGPKLYSIDLTGRNKFQVPTPDFGSDPAWSPLID; encoded by the coding sequence CAACATCCAGCCGATGCCGATCGCCATCACCGATTTTGACGGCGTGGGGCAGGGCGTGGATATTTCCAAGGTCGTTGAAGCTGATTTGCGGCGGTCCGGGCTGTTTTCTCCGCTTGATCGCAATACCTTCCTGCAGAAGAACCTGTCTTCCTCGACGGTGCCATCCTTTCCCAACTGGACGGTGATCAACGCCCAGGCACTGGTGACCGGAACCGTGAGCCAGGAAGCAGATGGTCGGCTGAAAGCCGAATTCCGCCTGTGGGACGTCTATGCTGGCAAACAGATGACGGGGCAGCAATTCTTCACCTCGCCACAGAACTGGCGGCGGGTTGCTCACATCATTTCTGACGCCATTTACGAACGGCTGACCGGCGAAAAGGGCTATTTCGACACGCGCATCGTGTTTGTTGATGAAAGCGGCCCGAAAGACGCTCGCGTCAAGAAGCTGGCGATCATGGATCAGGATGGCGCCAACGTGCGCTATCTGACCGATGGCCGCGATCTCGTGCTGACGCCGCGCTTCTCTCCCACCAAGCAGGAAGTTACCTACATGGCGCTGGAGAATGGTGAACCGCGCGCCTATCTGCTCAATATCGAGACAGGCCGCCGCTCCGTCGTGGGCCAGTTCCCCGGCATGAGCTTTTCCTCGCGTTTCTCGCCGGATGGCCAGAGCATCGTTCTGAGCCTGCAGCAGGGGGGCGACGCCAATATCTACCGGATGGATCTGCGCAACGGCAAGATTACCCGCCTGACCAACTCGGCTTCCATTGATACCAGCCCGAGTTTTTCACCGGACGGGCGCTATATCACCTTTGAAAGTGACCGTGGTGGCAAGCAGCAGATCTATGTGATGGGCTCTGATGGGTCCAACGTGCAGCGCATCAGCTTCGGGGATGGCAGCTATTCCACTCCGGTCTGGTCTCCGCGTGGTGACCTCATCGCCTTCACCAAGCAATACAAGGGTGAATTCCAGATCGGCGTGATGCAGACCGACGGCTCGCGTGAACGCACGCTGGTCAGCGGCTTTCACAATGAGGGTCCGACCTGGGCCCCGAACGGTCGCGTGCTGATGTTCTTCTCCGATAGTGGCGGAGCAAATGGCGGGCCGAAGCTCTATTCCATCGACCTGACCGGCCGCAACAAGTTTCAGGTTCCGACGCCAGATTTCGGGTCCGACCCGGCCTGGTCGCCGCTGATCGACTGA
- a CDS encoding DMT family transporter has protein sequence MQTHSIRQWLILGFLILCWASAIILTRVIVTELTPIWLTAARVSSGAVALILYRVLIVKKPWSLGRHHIPWVIWLALISSAVPFVFLAWGSRYTSSAIAGILIGTVPLSVLGLAHFLLPDEKMTRSKALGFLIGFAGLVLIIKPDNGPSSPEHTLQLLGELAIFFCSLCYAMNTVSSRMIPPADNLDKATAVVATSSLLLLIAGLVLEPVDTLLAAPAHLWLILIYLGIVPTALATLMVFVLLSQTTATFLATSNYLIPIATALGGILFLGESLTWVVWLGFAIILAGVAISSRAGRRAS, from the coding sequence ATGCAGACACATTCCATCCGCCAATGGCTCATTCTGGGCTTTCTCATCCTTTGCTGGGCATCAGCCATCATCCTGACGCGCGTCATTGTGACCGAACTCACCCCGATCTGGCTGACTGCGGCGCGGGTGAGCTCTGGCGCGGTCGCCCTCATTCTCTATCGTGTACTGATCGTCAAGAAGCCGTGGTCGCTGGGCCGACATCACATCCCGTGGGTCATCTGGCTGGCCCTGATCAGCTCCGCCGTACCCTTTGTCTTTCTGGCCTGGGGGTCTCGGTATACCAGCTCGGCCATCGCCGGCATCCTCATTGGAACAGTGCCGCTGTCGGTTCTGGGGCTGGCGCACTTCCTGCTGCCGGACGAGAAGATGACCCGCAGCAAGGCCCTTGGGTTTCTCATCGGCTTTGCCGGTCTTGTGCTGATCATCAAGCCGGACAATGGTCCATCCTCACCTGAACACACCCTGCAGCTGCTCGGCGAACTGGCAATTTTCTTCTGCAGCCTGTGCTACGCCATGAACACGGTGTCATCGCGCATGATCCCTCCGGCAGACAATCTGGACAAGGCAACCGCTGTCGTTGCGACCTCTTCCCTGCTGCTGCTGATTGCCGGGCTGGTCCTTGAGCCGGTCGACACCCTGCTTGCCGCTCCAGCGCATTTGTGGCTGATCCTCATCTATCTGGGCATCGTGCCTACAGCGCTGGCGACCCTCATGGTATTCGTGTTGCTATCGCAAACCACGGCGACCTTTCTGGCCACCAGCAACTATCTTATTCCGATCGCCACAGCTCTCGGCGGCATCCTGTTTCTGGGCGAAAGCCTCACCTGGGTCGTCTGGCTGGGCTTTGCCATCATCCTCGCAGGCGTGGCCATCAGCAGTCGCGCCGGCAGGCGTGCAAGCTGA
- the pal gene encoding peptidoglycan-associated lipoprotein Pal, whose translation MSKDNQMSNRAKTSIRVVFGVALLTALAACSSTPSKLGGEGLNSATPGSAQDFVVNIGDRVFFETDSSDLNYSAQATLDKQSTWLQQYPNYRIAIEGHADERGTREYNIALGARRANAVRNYLVSKGIQSNRMTTKSYGKERPVAVCNDISCWSQNRRAVTTLAN comes from the coding sequence ATCTCGAAGGACAATCAGATGTCAAATCGTGCAAAAACTTCCATTCGTGTTGTATTCGGCGTCGCACTGCTGACTGCATTGGCAGCCTGTTCTTCGACGCCAAGCAAATTGGGCGGCGAGGGGTTGAATTCCGCAACCCCGGGCTCGGCTCAGGATTTCGTGGTCAATATCGGTGACCGCGTCTTCTTTGAAACGGACAGTTCCGATCTGAACTATTCCGCTCAGGCAACGCTGGACAAGCAGTCTACATGGCTGCAGCAGTATCCGAATTATCGTATTGCGATTGAAGGACACGCCGACGAACGCGGCACACGCGAATACAACATCGCGCTTGGGGCGCGGCGCGCCAACGCTGTCCGCAACTATCTCGTATCCAAGGGCATCCAGTCCAACCGGATGACCACCAAGTCCTATGGCAAGGAACGCCCGGTTGCCGTTTGCAACGACATTTCCTGCTGGTCCCAGAACCGCCGCGCGGTTACCACTCTGGCCAACTAG
- the tilS gene encoding tRNA lysidine(34) synthetase TilS produces the protein MPNAEDHSAGSEPLTDGELDAAFLTVFSFLDDGPPTDTRTPHASARPVPGRLLLAVSGGADSLSLMVLCHEWVQRNRLPVHIFVASVDHRLRPESADECAYVARLAAERGLPHQTLVWEGEKSHSNVQGLAREARYRLLTDHARSIDCGHIAIAHHQDDQAETLIMRLLRGSGVTGLAAMRPVQPFGAVTLLRPLLGFPKARLVASLDARSIGWAEDPSNRSPGYLRTRVRSMLPMFAAEGCDSARLAATARRLQRAEDALDGMVQDFYRRFVSVGPGHSLYLSLAAFQILPEEIRLRLLRAMLGFVAAPSYPPREEKLMTLDEALCQKPEQRPGGSRETGLPGKRTVGGCCFEAIGDLLWVYREPGRALQALPLSVDEDVNWLGLYGVRISSDCASEVRTDPSARPVLRPLGVEGRLWLVKEGYAFCAEAFGVPSVPKGALEALPSVWSAGRPVYVADWTNGEPIDGIMLEFEEKDAKFGSNETIE, from the coding sequence GTGCCAAATGCTGAAGATCACTCCGCAGGGAGTGAGCCGCTGACCGACGGCGAGTTGGACGCGGCCTTTTTGACTGTTTTTTCCTTTCTTGATGACGGCCCACCGACAGACACCCGGACGCCCCACGCGAGCGCCCGTCCGGTGCCCGGGCGGTTGTTGCTTGCGGTGTCCGGTGGCGCCGACTCCCTGTCGCTGATGGTGCTGTGCCACGAATGGGTGCAGCGGAACCGGCTTCCGGTGCACATATTTGTGGCCAGCGTTGACCATCGCTTGCGGCCAGAGTCGGCAGATGAATGCGCCTATGTGGCCCGCCTTGCCGCCGAGCGCGGTCTTCCTCACCAGACGCTTGTCTGGGAAGGGGAAAAATCCCATTCCAATGTGCAGGGCTTGGCGCGCGAGGCGCGCTACCGGCTGCTGACCGACCATGCCCGTTCCATTGACTGTGGCCATATCGCGATTGCCCATCATCAGGACGATCAGGCGGAAACGCTGATCATGCGCCTGTTGCGTGGCAGTGGGGTGACGGGGCTGGCGGCGATGCGTCCGGTGCAGCCGTTTGGGGCGGTGACCCTTCTGCGGCCTCTGTTGGGCTTTCCCAAGGCGCGGCTTGTGGCCAGTCTTGACGCACGCTCCATCGGTTGGGCCGAGGATCCGAGCAACCGCAGCCCTGGCTATCTGCGGACGCGGGTGCGCTCGATGCTGCCGATGTTTGCCGCCGAGGGCTGCGATTCTGCCCGTCTGGCAGCGACTGCCCGTCGCCTGCAACGGGCGGAAGATGCGCTCGATGGTATGGTGCAAGATTTCTACCGGCGTTTTGTTTCGGTGGGGCCGGGACATTCCCTCTATCTGTCGCTAGCCGCTTTTCAGATTCTGCCGGAGGAGATTCGTCTGCGCCTGTTGCGGGCCATGCTCGGCTTTGTGGCCGCGCCCTCCTATCCGCCGCGGGAAGAAAAGCTGATGACACTGGATGAGGCCTTGTGCCAGAAACCGGAGCAGAGACCGGGGGGCTCGCGAGAAACGGGTCTGCCGGGCAAGCGTACTGTTGGTGGCTGCTGTTTCGAGGCTATCGGTGACCTGTTGTGGGTCTATCGCGAGCCGGGGCGGGCGCTTCAGGCGCTGCCGCTGTCGGTTGACGAAGACGTGAACTGGCTGGGGCTTTATGGCGTAAGGATTTCCAGCGATTGTGCGTCTGAAGTCCGGACAGATCCCTCAGCGCGGCCCGTGCTGCGGCCGCTGGGTGTCGAGGGGCGCCTGTGGCTGGTGAAGGAAGGGTATGCGTTTTGCGCAGAGGCGTTTGGTGTGCCATCCGTGCCCAAGGGCGCGCTTGAGGCCCTGCCTTCGGTGTGGTCGGCGGGGCGGCCCGTTTATGTCGCGGACTGGACCAATGGCGAGCCAATCGATGGCATCATGTTGGAATTTGAGGAAAAAGATGCAAAATTCGGGTCAAATGAAACGATAGAGTAA
- the glmM gene encoding phosphoglucosamine mutase, which produces MAKYFGTDGIRGCANRFPMTPEIAMKVGMATGKIFRRGDFRHRVVIGKDTRLSGYMLEPALTAGLTAMGMDVFLLGPVPTPGVAMLTRSLRADLGVMISASHNPYQDNGIKLFGPDGYKLSDEIEAEIEELIETDMLSSLVDPERLGRTKRIDSVYDRYIEFAKRTMPKDLSLEGLRVVIDCANGAAYRVAPDALWELGAEVVKIGVDPNGFNINDNCGSTSVGALVSKVREVRADIGIALDGDADRVIIVDETGTVVDGDQLMAVVAESWFREGLLTAPGIVATVMSNLGLERYLKSLKLSLVRTKVGDRYVVEHMRKHHYNVGGEQSGHIVLSDYSTTGDGLIAALQILAVVVKMGKPVSEVCNRFEAVPQLLKNVRFQEGAPLETEAVKKAIEAGESKLGSNGRLVIRKSGTEPLIRVMAEGDDFDLVEQVVDDICGEVRKVSAA; this is translated from the coding sequence ATGGCTAAATATTTCGGAACGGACGGTATTCGAGGCTGCGCCAATCGTTTTCCAATGACGCCGGAAATTGCAATGAAGGTCGGTATGGCGACTGGCAAGATCTTCCGGCGGGGGGACTTCCGCCATCGTGTTGTGATCGGGAAGGATACGCGGCTGTCCGGCTACATGCTGGAGCCTGCACTTACAGCAGGGTTGACGGCGATGGGCATGGATGTCTTCCTTCTGGGGCCGGTGCCGACGCCGGGCGTTGCCATGTTGACCCGCTCTCTGAGGGCGGATCTCGGCGTGATGATTTCCGCTTCCCACAATCCCTATCAGGACAACGGCATCAAGCTGTTTGGTCCGGACGGTTACAAGCTGTCTGACGAAATCGAGGCGGAGATCGAGGAACTGATCGAAACCGACATGCTGAGCAGTCTGGTGGATCCGGAGCGCTTGGGCCGCACCAAGCGCATCGATAGTGTCTATGACCGCTATATCGAATTTGCCAAGCGGACCATGCCAAAGGATCTGTCGCTGGAAGGGCTCCGCGTGGTCATCGACTGCGCCAACGGGGCGGCCTATCGCGTGGCGCCTGATGCGCTGTGGGAGCTGGGGGCCGAAGTGGTCAAGATCGGCGTCGATCCCAACGGCTTCAACATCAATGACAATTGCGGCTCGACCTCTGTCGGTGCTCTGGTCTCCAAGGTGCGGGAAGTCCGCGCCGATATCGGCATTGCGCTTGATGGCGATGCCGACCGGGTGATCATCGTTGATGAAACCGGCACGGTGGTTGACGGTGACCAGCTGATGGCCGTTGTTGCCGAAAGCTGGTTCCGGGAAGGGCTGCTGACGGCTCCGGGCATCGTGGCAACGGTCATGTCTAACCTTGGTCTGGAGCGCTATCTCAAGAGCCTCAAGCTTTCGTTGGTGCGCACCAAAGTCGGAGATCGCTATGTGGTCGAGCATATGCGCAAGCATCATTACAACGTGGGCGGCGAGCAGTCCGGTCACATCGTGCTGAGCGACTATTCCACCACGGGTGACGGCTTGATTGCCGCGCTGCAGATTCTGGCCGTGGTTGTGAAAATGGGTAAACCTGTCAGTGAGGTGTGCAATCGTTTCGAGGCTGTGCCTCAATTGCTCAAGAATGTGCGCTTCCAGGAAGGGGCTCCGCTTGAAACCGAGGCGGTCAAAAAGGCGATCGAAGCGGGCGAAAGCAAGCTGGGCAGCAATGGCCGATTGGTCATCCGCAAGTCCGGCACCGAGCCGCTCATTCGCGTGATGGCAGAAGGCGACGATTTCGATCTGGTCGAACAGGTCGTCGATGACATTTGCGGCGAGGTGCGCAAGGTCAGCGCGGCCTAG